In Perognathus longimembris pacificus isolate PPM17 chromosome 3, ASM2315922v1, whole genome shotgun sequence, a single window of DNA contains:
- the Pop5 gene encoding ribonuclease P/MRP protein subunit POP5, with amino-acid sequence MVRFKHRYLLCELVSDDPRCRLSLDDRVLSVLVRDTIARVHGTFGAAASSIGFAVRYLNAYTGIVLLRCRKEFYQLVWSALPFITYLENKGYRYPCFFNTLHVGGTIRTCQKFLIRYNRRQLLILLQNCTDEGEREAIQKSVTRSCVLEEESGEELSDSDEEAPEAME; translated from the exons ATGGTGCGGTTCAAGCACAG GTATCTGCTCTGCGAACTGGTGTCCGACGACCCCCGCTGCCGCCTAAGCTTGGACGACCGAGTGCTGAGCGTCCTCGTGCGGGACACCATCGCCCGGGTGCACGGGACGTTCGGTGCTGCCGCCAGCTCGATCGGCTTCGCGG TTCGCTACCTGAATGCCTATACTGGAATAGTGCTACTTCGATGCCGAAAGGAATTCTACCAGCTTGTGTGGTCAGCGCTTCCCTTCATCACGTACTTGGAGAACAAAGGATACCGTTATCCTTGCTTTTTCAACACATTACATGTGGGAG GTACGATTAGAACATGTCAGAAGTTCCTGATTCGGTACAACAGGAGGCAGCTGTTGATCTTGTTGCAGAACTGCACTGATGAAG GCGAGCGGGAAGCTATCCAGAAGTCTGTCACAAGAAGCTGTGTACTAGAGGAAGAGTCGGGTGAGGAGCTTTCAGATAGTGATGAGGAGGCCCCTGAAGCAATGGAGTAA